In Halomarina salina, the genomic window ACGACGAGTTCGTCGACGCCCTCGTCGCCCGCGCCGAGGACATCGATATCGGTCCCGGCGACGAGTACGACATGGGCCCGCAGGTCAGCGAGTCCGAACTGGAGGGCACCCTCGACTACGTCGACGTCGCGGAGCAGGAGGGGGCGACGCTCGAGACCGGCGGCGGCCAGCCCGAAGGCGAGCACCTGGGCGACGGCTACTACGTCGAACCGACCGTCTTCAGCGGCGTCGAGCGCGACTTCCGCATCTTCCAGGAGGAGGTGTTCGGCCCCCTCGTCTCGGTCACGGAGGTCGCCGACTTCGAGGAGGCGCTGGAGACGGCCAACGACTCCCAGTACGGCCTCTCCGCCAGCATCGTCACGAACGACCACGAGGAGGCCGAGCGGTTCGTCCACGAGGTGGAGTCGGGCGTCGCGAAGGTGAACGCGAAGACGACCGGCCTCGAACTGCACGTCCCGTTCGGCGGGTTCAAGCAGTCCTCTACCGAGACGTGGCGCGAACAGGGTGACGCCGGCATCGACTTCTACACCATCCAGCGGACCGTCTACGACGAGTTCTGAGACGGTCAGCGGTGTAGTCGTCGCCGAAGCCGTCGCGTCGCCACGCGCTCTCGACGGGATGGCAGACGACACGGCGTCGTCGCGTGCGACCGGTCGACCGACGCGGTCTGACGGACGGGCCCGTCCCGTCCGATGTCGACCCGCGAGAGTGACGACTGTGGCCGTCTCGGTCGCTCTATCGATGCCAAACGTGAAATACTCCGCCACAGATGTCGGAGGTGTATGCCGAACTATCGGAGCCTTCGCGATCCGAACGCAGAGTACACCATGCGGGACCTGTCGGCGGAGTCGATGGGCCTCGAGGCGAAGCGAGGCGGCGGCCGCGACGTCGAGATAACGGACGTCCAGACGACGCTCGTCGACGGGAACTACCCCTGGATTCTCGTCCGCGTCTACACCGACGCGGGCATCGTCGGCACCGGCGAGTCCTACTGGGGCGGCGGCGACGCCGAGATCATCGAGCGGATGGCCCCCTTCATCATCGGCGAGAACCCGCTCGACATCGACCGCCTCTACGAACACCTCATCCAGAAGATGTCCGGCGAGGGCTCCATCTCCGGGAAGGTCGTCTCGGGCATCTCGGGCATCGAGATCGCGCTCCACGACATCGCCGGGAAGGTACTCGACATCCCGGCGTACCAGCTCCTGGGGGGGAAGTACCGCGACGAGGTGCGCATCTACTGTGACTGCCACGCGGGCGACGAGTCCGAACCGGCGTCGAACGCCCGCGAGGCGAAACGGGTGGTCGAGGAACTGGGCTACGACGCGCTGAAGTTCGACCTCGACGTCCCCTCGGGCCACGAGAAGGACCGCGCGAACCGCCACCTGCGCGGCCCGGAGATACAGCACAAGGTCGACATCGTCGAGGCCGTCTGCGAGGAGGTCGGCGACCGCGCCGACGTCGCGTTCGACTGCCACTGGTCGTTCTCCGCGGGCAGCGCCAAGCGCCTCTGTGCCGAACTCGCGGACTACGACGTCTGGTGGCTGGAGGACCCGGTCCCGCCGGAGAACCACGACGTCCAGAAGACCGTCACGCAGTCCGCGCCGACGACGCCCATCACAGTCGGGGAGAACGTCTACCGCAAACACGGCCACCGCCGCCTCTTCGAGGAGCAGGCCGTCGACATCGTCGCGCCCGACCTGCCCCGCGTCGGCGGGATGCGCGAGACGCGGAAGATAGCGGACATGGCCGACACGTACTACATCCCCGTCGCGATGCACAACGTCTCCTCGCCCATCGGGACGATGGCGAGCGCGCAGGTCGCCGCGGTCATCCCGAACTCGCTGGCCGTCGAGTTCCACTCCTACCAGCTCGGCTGGTGGGAGGACCTCGTCGAGGAAGAGGACCTCATCGAGGAGGGTCGGATGGCCATCCCCGAGGAGCCCGGTCTCGGCCTGACGCTCGACCTCGACGCCGTCGAGGAGCACATGGTCGAGGGTGAGACGCTGTTCGACGAAGCCTGATGGTCGTCGAGCCAGCGGACCGCTGGTCCGACACGTTCGACGAGGCGTAAGCCGCGTCGAGCCCGCGAACCTCCGATTCGAACAGTTCGACCGAGCGAAGCGACGCCGAACTCGCGGGGCTCGTCTCGGCGTCGTCCGACGAAGCGTCGGCCGAGTCGAACAGGGGAGGTGTCGCGCCGAGAGCGGTCGCCGTGGCCACCCCGCTTCCGACCAACGAGCCGATAGTTCGTCTGCACGGACAGTCTACGGACAGGTAGACATAAGAGGTCGCCACCGGACGCTTGCGGTGTTCATGGACAGCGACTCCACGCCAGCGGTCAGCGTCGACGGGAAGTCAGCGGTCGTCATCGGCGGCACGAGCGGCATCGGCCGCGCCATCGCCCTCGCGTTCGCCGAGGACGGTGCGGACGTCGTCGCGACCAGCCGGACCGAGGAGAGCGTCGAACAGGTCACCGAGGAGCTCCGCGAACGCGGGGCGACGACGACGGCGGTCACCTGCGACGTGACCGACCGCGAGTCCGTCGAGGAGCTGTGTGCCGTCGCCGAGGAGACGCTCGGCTCCATCGACGTGCTCGTCAACTCCGCCGGGGTAAACGCGGAGGCCTCCATCACCGAGATGACCGAGGAGGAGTGGGCACAGGACATCGAGGTGGACCTCACCGGCGTCTTCCGGGCGTGTCAGGTGTTCGGCCGGGTGATGGGCGAGGGGAGCATCGTCAACATCTCCTCGATGTCGGCCGGACAGGCCCGCGAGGAGCGGGCCTCCTACGTCGCGGCGAAGAGCGGCGTGGACGGCCTCACGCGCGCTGCCTCGGCCGACCTCGCCCCGGAGATTCGCGTCAACGCCATCGCGCCGGGGTTCGTCAAGACGGAGATGGCGGGGCCGAAACTCGACGACGGCACCGAGTTCCGCGAGACCGTCGACGAGCGGACGCCGATGGAACGCGTCGCCACGCCCGACGAGATAGCGGGGACGGCCATCTACCTCGCGAGCGACGCCGCCTCGTTCACGACGGGCGAGGTGGTGGTCGTCGACGGCGGCTACGACAACAGCGCGCAGTGAACGCGCCGTGACCGAACGGTAACCATCCCACCGCCACCTCGCCGTCTCAGTCGTGCCCGATGACGGGTTTCGGCTCGTACGGCGCTTCGAGGTACTCCACGTCCGACGCCGAGAGGTCCACGTCGAGCGCTTCGACGGCCTGTTCGAGGTGCTCGACGCTCGTCGTGCCGACGATGGGGGCGTCGACGAACTCGTTCTGGAACAGCCACGCGAGGGCTAGCTGGGCCATCGTCACGCCGTACTCCTCGGCGAGTTCCTCGACGCGTTCGTTCACCTCCTCGCCGCCCGCCGCGCCGTACTCCGGCGTCGGGTTGTGGACGTTCGAGGGGTCGGCGCGGGTCGTCGTCTCTAGCTGCTCGTGCGGCCGTGCGAGGTAGCCCTGTCCGAGCGGTCCCCACGGAATCACGCCGACACCCTCCTGCTGGCAGAGGGGGAGCATCTCGCGCTCCTCCTCGCGGTAGGCGAGGTTGTAGTGGTCCTGCATCGTCGCGAACCGGTCGAGGCCGAGGCGGTCGCTGGCGTGGAGTGCGTCAGCGAACTGGTAGGCCCACATCGAGGACGCGCCGAGGTAGCGTACCTTTCCTCGGCGGACCGCGTCGTCGAGGGCGCGGAGCGTCGTCTCGATGGGCGTGTCGTCGTCCCAGCGGTGAATCTGGTAGAGGTCTATCGTGTCCATCCCGAGTCGGCCGAGCGAGGCGTCGAGTTCCTGCTCGACGGTCTTCCGCGAGAGCCCCGAGCGGTTCGGCCCCTCCTCGACCGGGAAGAACACCTTCGTCGCGACGACCTGTTCGTCGCGGTCGTGGCCCGCCAGCGCGTTCCCGAGGATGCGTTCGCTCTCGCCGCCGGAGTAGGCGTTGGCCGTGTCGAAGAAGTTGACGCCGAGGTCGATAGCGCGGTCGATGAGGTCGGTCGCCTCCTCGTCGTCCAGCATCCACGGTTCGCCGCGCCCGAAGCTCATGCAGCCGAGACAGATGCGCGAGACCTCCACGCCCGTCTCTCCGAGGGTCGTGTACTCCATCGTCTGGCGACTCGCGTGGGATCGCCCACTAGCTTCGTCTCCCGGCAGAACTGACTGATTCCGACCGGGGCGACCGGACAGCGCACCCCTGGCGACCGTGAGGGAAGAACTATGCGTCGAGGCGGCCAACTCTCGTTCGACCACGACAATGCCCGACGGCGACGAACTGGACGACGATGCGCGCGACTACCACCGCAGCCCGACGCCGGGCAAGGTGGAGATAGCCACGACCAAGCCGACGAGCAGTCAGGCGGAACTCTCGCTGGCGTACTCGCCGGGGGTCGCCGCCCCGTGCCGGGCCATCGCCGACGACCCCGACGACGCCTACGCCTACACCGCTAAGGGGAACCTCGTGGGCGTCGTCTCGAACGGGAGTGCGGTCCTGGGGCTGGGGGACATCGGCGCGCAGGCGTCGAAACCAGTCATGGAGGGGAAGGGCGTGCTGTTCAAGCGCTTCGCCGACATCGACGTGTTCGACGTCGAACTCGACACCCCCGACGTCGACGAGTTCGTCGAGACGGTCGCGGCGATGGAACCGACGTTCGGGGGAGTGAATCTGGAGGACATCAAGGCTCCCGAATGCTTCGAGATAGAGCGCCGCCTCCGCGAGGAGATGTCCGTCCCGGTGTTCCACGACGACCAGCACGGCACCGCCATCATCTCCGGGGCGGCGCTGCTCAACGCGACCGACATCCTCGGCAAGGACGTCGAGGACCTCCAGGTGGCGTTCTCCGGTGCGGGTGCGGCGGCGACGGCGACCGCGGAGTTCTACACCCACCTCGGCATCCCGCCGGCGAACATCACGATGTGCGACATCGACGGCATCCTCACGCCCGACCGCGACGACCTCAACGACCGCACGCGCCGGTTCGCGGCCGGCACCGAGGGCGGCGACCTGGCCGACGCCATCGAGGGGGCGGACGTCCTCGTCGGGCTGTCGGTGGGCGGCATCGTCTCCCAGGAGA contains:
- a CDS encoding mandelate racemase/muconate lactonizing enzyme family protein, which produces MPNYRSLRDPNAEYTMRDLSAESMGLEAKRGGGRDVEITDVQTTLVDGNYPWILVRVYTDAGIVGTGESYWGGGDAEIIERMAPFIIGENPLDIDRLYEHLIQKMSGEGSISGKVVSGISGIEIALHDIAGKVLDIPAYQLLGGKYRDEVRIYCDCHAGDESEPASNAREAKRVVEELGYDALKFDLDVPSGHEKDRANRHLRGPEIQHKVDIVEAVCEEVGDRADVAFDCHWSFSAGSAKRLCAELADYDVWWLEDPVPPENHDVQKTVTQSAPTTPITVGENVYRKHGHRRLFEEQAVDIVAPDLPRVGGMRETRKIADMADTYYIPVAMHNVSSPIGTMASAQVAAVIPNSLAVEFHSYQLGWWEDLVEEEDLIEEGRMAIPEEPGLGLTLDLDAVEEHMVEGETLFDEA
- a CDS encoding SDR family NAD(P)-dependent oxidoreductase: MDSDSTPAVSVDGKSAVVIGGTSGIGRAIALAFAEDGADVVATSRTEESVEQVTEELRERGATTTAVTCDVTDRESVEELCAVAEETLGSIDVLVNSAGVNAEASITEMTEEEWAQDIEVDLTGVFRACQVFGRVMGEGSIVNISSMSAGQAREERASYVAAKSGVDGLTRAASADLAPEIRVNAIAPGFVKTEMAGPKLDDGTEFRETVDERTPMERVATPDEIAGTAIYLASDAASFTTGEVVVVDGGYDNSAQ
- a CDS encoding aldo/keto reductase — its product is MEYTTLGETGVEVSRICLGCMSFGRGEPWMLDDEEATDLIDRAIDLGVNFFDTANAYSGGESERILGNALAGHDRDEQVVATKVFFPVEEGPNRSGLSRKTVEQELDASLGRLGMDTIDLYQIHRWDDDTPIETTLRALDDAVRRGKVRYLGASSMWAYQFADALHASDRLGLDRFATMQDHYNLAYREEEREMLPLCQQEGVGVIPWGPLGQGYLARPHEQLETTTRADPSNVHNPTPEYGAAGGEEVNERVEELAEEYGVTMAQLALAWLFQNEFVDAPIVGTTSVEHLEQAVEALDVDLSASDVEYLEAPYEPKPVIGHD